The Candidatus Thermoplasmatota archaeon region ATGGCAGTGAGAGTCGCTCCAGGTGCCACGGCGTTGACCCTTATGCCATGCCGCGCCACCTCGAGGGCGAGGGACTTGGTGAAGCCTATGACGCCGGCCTTGGAGGCTCCGTAGTGTGCGCCCTGCGTCGAGCCGCTGAAGCCGAGCATGCTGGATACATTCACTATGCGTCCCCAGCCCTCCTCCCTCATGTTCGGGACGGCATACTTGCAGCAGTTGTACATGCTGTCAAGGTTCGTGTGGATGACGCGATTCCAATCCCTCTTTGTCAGCTCATCGAAGGGCTTGCGCGGGTAGATCCCCGCATTATTCACGAGAACGAGTGGCACTCCGAGCTCCGATTCAGCCTGGGCGAACATCAGCAACACTTCATTCTCCTTGGAGACATCGGCCTGCACAACAACACCATTCATTCCAGCCCTTATGACCTCGGACAGGGTTCTTTCGGCCGAGCTCCTCCTGCTCCGGTAGTTTATCGCAACGTGGAATCCGTCCCGCGCCAGCCTGATGGCGATGGCGCGTCCGATTCCCCGCGAGGCCCCTGTGACAAGCGCTACTGTCATCAGATCACGGCTCCTTCATGAACTCGATGAACTCCTCCAGGATCCTGTCCTCGAGCGTGTAGTTCTCCCGCACCTCCTCGCCTATCGTGGAGGACGGCTTGGGACCGTAGTCGTGCCCGGGCCACACCTCCATATCCTCGGGAAGCGCCTTGATCCTGTTGAGGCTGTCGTACATCTCCACGGGATCGCCGCCCGCCAGGTCTGTGCGACCGCACTCTCGGACGAAGAGCGTGTCGCCGGTCATGATCTTGCCGTCGACGATGACGCATATCCCGTCGGGCGTATGACCAGGCGTGTGCATTATCTCGATCGTAAGCCCGCCCAGTTGTATCCTCTGACCGTCCTTTACCGCGAGATCGATACTAACCCGCGACGATTCGTGGGCGACGACCTTTGCCCCCGTCTTCTTCGTCAGGTAGTCCGTTCCGAAGGTGTGGTCGGGATGAGAGTGGGTCAGGAAAACGTAGACGAGCTTGAACCCATTCTCTTTCAGACAGCGGAGGATGGTCCTCTGGTTCCCGGAGGTGTCCACCACGGCCGCCAGGCCAGAGCCTTCGTCACCGATGAGATACGAGAAGTTGTCCCCCCGCTTGCGGATCTGCTCGAATATCATCCGACTCGTGAAGGTGAGGCGACCTTATCTGCTTTTCCTACTTGATGCGCTCCAGGCTGAAGGCGCCTATGATGAGCCCGCGGTCCGTCCGTTTGTACTGGACCCACTCGCGCGTCTGGACGTCGCACACGCCCTGGATTGACAGGAACGTCTTCGTGTCCTCCTCCTTGAACATGACCGCCCCGTCCATCTGGTGCTCGATGGTCTCGATCTCCCTCTGGTCGTGCATCCCCCTCTCGAGGGCGAACGCGCCCACGAAACGGGTCTGGCGAAGGTCATTGACCATCCTCTGGATGAAGTCGTACGCCTCGCTCGGCTCCGAGTGCGATAAGCTCGGCGACAGGCTGAGGTACGCTATCCGGAAGTACTCGTGCTCTTCCCCGAGGACCGCCTCGATCTCGTGCAGACCTTCCAGTATGTTGCCCAGGTCCGCCGCCCCGTTGACCCTGTACACGCGCTTCTCCTTGTCGAACCCAACCGCATCAGGCGGGATCTGGGAGGTCGCGTCGATCCACTTGACGAGACCGATGCGCTCGTACTCGACGAACTCCACGAGGATCGGACCCATGTCCCTGGAGATCTCCTGCGGCGGCTTGGACGTCGTGACGATGACGGCGGGGATGCCCTTTCTGAGGCCCTCCGCTATGAAGTTGAGTATGGCGACCTCCTTCCCGAGGAAGGACGGGCCGATGAAGAGAACGTTCGAATTGAACGGAATGCCCCCGTACATGAGGTCGTCGAGCTTCGTGATGCCCGTCCTGACCTTCTCCACCTTCTTCTCCTCGATTACCTCTTCCTCCATGTCGGAGATGTCCTCCCTGAGCTTCTGCTGGAGCGCTTTCTCCCGCATCTCGAGCCCCTTCTCCCTCTGGTAGGTCACGTTCTTGAG contains the following coding sequences:
- a CDS encoding SDR family oxidoreductase; amino-acid sequence: MTVALVTGASRGIGRAIAIRLARDGFHVAINYRSRRSSAERTLSEVIRAGMNGVVVQADVSKENEVLLMFAQAESELGVPLVLVNNAGIYPRKPFDELTKRDWNRVIHTNLDSMYNCCKYAVPNMREEGWGRIVNVSSMLGFSGSTQGAHYGASKAGVIGFTKSLALEVARHGIRVNAVAPGATLTAILRGYTEEQKMEKFGGIPAGRLGRPEDIAGAVSFLCSEDADYIVGETIHVNGGYLTV
- a CDS encoding MBL fold metallo-hydrolase, whose product is MIFEQIRKRGDNFSYLIGDEGSGLAAVVDTSGNQRTILRCLKENGFKLVYVFLTHSHPDHTFGTDYLTKKTGAKVVAHESSRVSIDLAVKDGQRIQLGGLTIEIMHTPGHTPDGICVIVDGKIMTGDTLFVRECGRTDLAGGDPVEMYDSLNRIKALPEDMEVWPGHDYGPKPSSTIGEEVRENYTLEDRILEEFIEFMKEP